In the genome of Nitrospira japonica, one region contains:
- a CDS encoding pyrophosphohydrolase domain-containing protein, translating to MTNKDESMHDAQAMVEAFHRMFDIVTNSTPTAVGPDTRQLRIRLIQEEFDELREALESDDLPAVAKELADLLYVVYGTAVSYGIDMDPVFREVHRSNMSKVGGHKREDGKWVKPPTYSPALIGPILEGLRAEGKLQ from the coding sequence ATGACGAATAAGGACGAATCCATGCACGATGCCCAGGCCATGGTGGAAGCGTTTCATCGTATGTTCGACATCGTGACCAATTCGACGCCGACGGCGGTCGGTCCGGACACGCGGCAATTGCGCATTCGCCTGATTCAGGAAGAGTTCGACGAGCTGCGGGAGGCGTTGGAAAGCGACGACTTGCCGGCGGTCGCCAAAGAGTTGGCGGACCTGTTGTATGTCGTCTACGGCACCGCCGTGTCGTACGGCATCGACATGGATCCGGTCTTTCGAGAAGTCCACCGTTCCAACATGAGCAAAGTCGGGGGACACAAGCGGGAGGATGGAAAGTGGGTGAAGCCGCCGACCTATTCGCCCGCCCTCATCGGTCCGATCCTGGAGGGCCTGAGAGCGGAGGGAAAGCTGCAATAA
- a CDS encoding PilZ domain-containing protein — protein MKSLRCPNCGTPFVRVTPHEGTVERLLSRFNMFPFRCQLCTNRFRAFYPGARQNTQTFDRREFKRLFASIEAQVLDERQSPFLNRITDISMAGCTLVGTGFAKGAFVELVLKPTSGSEEIRIETAMVCSIHPASVGLRFLEVEQADKERLSQVVLGLLVSQTNPIMNV, from the coding sequence ATGAAGTCTCTGCGCTGCCCAAATTGCGGAACGCCATTTGTCCGGGTGACTCCGCACGAAGGAACGGTCGAACGCCTTCTGAGCCGGTTCAACATGTTTCCATTCCGGTGCCAGCTGTGCACGAACCGGTTCCGCGCCTTCTATCCCGGTGCCCGGCAAAATACCCAGACATTCGACCGTCGCGAGTTCAAACGGCTTTTCGCATCCATCGAGGCGCAAGTCCTCGACGAGCGGCAGTCGCCCTTCCTCAACCGCATCACCGATATTTCAATGGCGGGGTGCACTCTCGTGGGAACCGGTTTCGCCAAGGGCGCCTTTGTGGAATTGGTTCTGAAACCGACGTCCGGGAGCGAGGAGATCCGGATCGAAACGGCGATGGTCTGCTCCATCCATCCCGCATCGGTCGGCTTGCGGTTTCTCGAGGTGGAGCAGGCCGACAAGGAGCGTCTCAGCCAGGTGGTGCTCGGGTTGTTGGTGAGTCAGACCAATCCGATCATGAACGTGTAA